In Acidobacteriota bacterium, one genomic interval encodes:
- the thrS gene encoding threonine--tRNA ligase — protein sequence MSQNSDEIQITLPDGSVRPLPRGGTALELANSIGPRLGKAAVVARVDGDLYDLTRPIQDDARVEILTARDEEALGVLRHSTAHATAQAVQELFPGTKIGQGPVIENGFYYDFDREESFTETDLEKIEKRVAEIIQRDLPIERVDLPRDEAIQFFEKEQEPYKIYFATTKGGEQVSIYKQGEWTDFCRGPHVPSTGRLGVFKLLSVAGAYWLGSEKEKMLQRIYGTAFFSKKELASHLHRLEEARRRDHRKLGKELDLFSFHPEAPASPFFHPRGATVYNGLIDYVRGLYRRYGYDEVVTPQIFDASLWKTSGHYEHYRDNMYFTEVDEREYAVKPMNCPSHCLMFAEKRHSYRDLPIRFADFGRLHRYELSGATSGLTRVRTFAQDDAHHFCTQDQIQEEVAMVTRMILECYGMFGFETSIRLATRPEKKAGDDAIWDRSEAALQQALEAQEHPFEVIEGDGAFYGPKIDFTVKDALAREHQLGTIQLDYVLPDRFDLGYHDADDKLQRPVMIHRAMLGSLERFLGILIEHCGGAFPFWLAPEQVRVLAITDRTADYAASIAWKLKDRGFRAGTDLRNEKIGAKIREAQLAKVPVMLVLGDRELEAETIAVRLRKGGDQGSSTLDAFIDQALEWKEPGAETTDKSS from the coding sequence GTGTCCCAGAATTCAGACGAAATCCAGATCACGCTGCCGGACGGGTCCGTCCGGCCGCTCCCCCGTGGGGGCACGGCCCTGGAACTGGCCAATTCGATCGGCCCCCGCCTCGGCAAGGCGGCCGTCGTCGCCCGGGTGGACGGGGATCTCTACGATCTGACCCGTCCGATCCAGGACGACGCGCGGGTCGAGATCCTCACCGCTCGGGACGAAGAGGCCCTTGGAGTCCTGCGGCACTCGACGGCCCACGCAACGGCTCAGGCGGTCCAGGAGCTGTTCCCGGGGACCAAGATTGGCCAGGGACCGGTCATCGAGAACGGCTTCTACTATGACTTCGACCGCGAGGAGTCGTTCACCGAGACCGATCTCGAGAAGATCGAGAAGCGGGTCGCGGAGATCATCCAGCGAGACCTGCCCATCGAGCGAGTCGATCTGCCCCGAGACGAGGCGATCCAGTTCTTCGAGAAAGAGCAAGAGCCGTACAAGATCTACTTCGCGACCACCAAGGGCGGCGAGCAGGTCTCGATCTACAAGCAGGGTGAATGGACGGATTTCTGCCGAGGGCCCCATGTGCCCTCGACCGGCCGCCTGGGCGTGTTCAAGCTTCTCTCTGTCGCCGGCGCTTATTGGCTCGGCAGCGAGAAAGAGAAGATGCTTCAGCGGATCTACGGGACCGCTTTCTTCTCGAAGAAGGAGTTGGCGTCCCATCTGCACCGACTGGAAGAGGCCAGGCGACGCGACCATCGAAAACTCGGCAAAGAGCTGGACCTGTTCTCGTTCCATCCCGAGGCCCCTGCCAGCCCGTTTTTCCACCCCCGTGGCGCGACGGTCTACAACGGCCTCATCGACTACGTCCGTGGCCTCTACCGGCGCTACGGGTACGACGAGGTCGTGACGCCGCAGATCTTCGACGCGTCACTCTGGAAGACGTCCGGGCACTACGAGCACTACCGCGACAACATGTACTTCACCGAAGTGGATGAGCGTGAGTACGCGGTCAAACCGATGAATTGCCCATCGCATTGCCTGATGTTCGCAGAGAAGCGACACTCCTACCGGGACCTGCCGATCCGCTTCGCCGACTTCGGCCGACTCCATCGATACGAGCTTTCCGGAGCGACATCCGGCCTGACTCGGGTGCGGACTTTCGCCCAGGACGACGCTCACCACTTCTGCACCCAGGATCAGATCCAGGAAGAAGTGGCGATGGTGACGCGCATGATCCTGGAGTGTTACGGGATGTTCGGTTTCGAGACGTCGATTCGCCTGGCGACACGACCCGAAAAGAAGGCGGGAGACGACGCCATCTGGGACCGCTCGGAGGCCGCACTGCAGCAGGCCCTCGAGGCCCAGGAGCACCCCTTCGAGGTGATCGAGGGGGACGGTGCGTTCTACGGCCCGAAGATCGACTTCACCGTCAAGGATGCGCTCGCGCGCGAGCATCAGTTGGGCACGATCCAACTCGACTACGTGCTCCCGGATCGGTTCGATCTGGGCTACCACGATGCCGACGACAAGTTGCAACGACCGGTGATGATCCATCGCGCGATGCTCGGCTCGCTGGAGCGGTTTCTGGGGATCCTCATCGAGCACTGTGGAGGGGCATTCCCCTTCTGGTTGGCTCCCGAGCAGGTTCGCGTGCTGGCCATCACCGACCGGACCGCCGATTACGCGGCCTCAATTGCCTGGAAATTGAAGGATCGGGGCTTCCGCGCGGGCACCGACTTGCGAAATGAGAAAATCGGCGCGAAAATCCGCGAGGCGCAATTGGCCAAGGTACCGGTGATGTTGGTTCTCGGCGATCGAGAACTGGAGGCCGAGACCATCGCCGTGAGGTTGCGTAAGGGGGGCGACCAGGGTTCTTCGACCCTGGACGCGTTCATCGACCAGGCTCTGGAATGGAAAGAGCCTGGTGCCGAAACGACGGATAAATCGAGTTAG
- a CDS encoding cell division protein ZapA yields the protein MSEPPAKATPVTILGTTYHLRGHEDEEYLLQLARLVDGKMREVASATGTADSMKIAILGCLNLADDYIRASRDGGSASGNPDKDHERRLTRMVTLLDEALAE from the coding sequence ATGAGCGAACCACCAGCAAAAGCGACGCCGGTCACGATTCTCGGGACGACGTACCACCTTCGTGGTCACGAGGATGAGGAGTACCTGCTGCAGCTAGCGAGGCTGGTGGACGGAAAGATGCGCGAAGTCGCATCGGCGACCGGGACCGCGGACTCGATGAAGATCGCGATTCTCGGCTGCTTGAATTTGGCAGATGACTACATCCGAGCCAGCCGTGACGGTGGATCGGCGTCCGGGAATCCGGACAAGGACCACGAGCGACGGTTGACCCGGATGGTGACTCTTCTGGACGAGGCACTCGCAGAATAG
- the aroF gene encoding 3-deoxy-7-phosphoheptulonate synthase, protein MDPQTAAHGDAPRWPRVARNPSRPQTPMDVLGHRVGGGELTLIAGPCAVESEEQLMPLARSLKAAGVQWIRGGAYKPRTSPYEFQGLGVEGLRLLATARDEFGLAVVSEAVDETSLARVEEWADVIQIGARNMHNFELLKRAGRTRKPIFLKRGFSAQMEDLLWAAEYIANAGNPDILLCERGIRTFSDHSRFTLDLSIVPRLLAASRLPVFVDPSHACGRREDIHALARAAVAVGADGVMLEVHPDPESARSDGPQSLSPDEFFGIASDLRHVHAALRSGEEVAT, encoded by the coding sequence TTGGACCCGCAGACAGCCGCCCATGGCGACGCCCCGCGCTGGCCGCGGGTCGCCCGCAACCCATCGCGCCCGCAAACACCGATGGATGTCCTTGGACATCGGGTCGGCGGGGGAGAACTGACTCTGATCGCCGGGCCGTGTGCCGTCGAGAGCGAAGAGCAGCTCATGCCCCTGGCGCGCTCGCTGAAGGCGGCGGGGGTTCAGTGGATTCGCGGAGGCGCCTACAAGCCAAGAACCAGCCCCTACGAGTTCCAGGGGCTCGGGGTCGAGGGGTTGCGGCTCCTGGCGACCGCCCGAGACGAGTTCGGACTGGCGGTCGTCAGCGAGGCGGTCGACGAGACCTCTCTGGCGCGGGTCGAAGAGTGGGCGGACGTGATTCAGATCGGCGCGCGGAACATGCACAACTTCGAGCTGCTCAAGCGGGCCGGCCGGACGCGCAAGCCGATCTTCCTGAAGCGAGGCTTCTCGGCGCAGATGGAAGATCTTCTCTGGGCGGCGGAGTACATCGCCAATGCGGGAAATCCGGACATCCTTCTTTGTGAGCGGGGGATCCGCACGTTCTCGGACCATAGCCGTTTCACGTTGGATCTCTCGATCGTGCCACGGCTTCTCGCCGCCAGTCGTCTCCCCGTTTTTGTCGACCCCAGTCATGCCTGCGGTCGACGCGAAGACATCCATGCGCTGGCACGTGCCGCCGTGGCGGTCGGCGCCGACGGCGTCATGCTGGAAGTTCACCCCGATCCCGAGTCCGCCCGGAGCGACGGGCCTCAATCGCTGAGCCCAGATGAGTTCTTCGGAATCGCTTCGGATCTTCGTCATGTTCACGCGGCCCTCCGTAGTGGGGAAGAGGTCGCCACATGA
- the pheT gene encoding phenylalanine--tRNA ligase subunit beta: protein MIASYQWLRALCPTDAGPERVAELLTSRGLTVDSLDAGATDVALEIDIPANRPDCLGHVGLARELAAGLGVERAEEIDPPTADGAPVTDSFAVTIDEPDLCRRYTASLVRNVQVGPSPAWVVERLTTCGLRSINNVVDASNLVLLETGHPIHFFDAATLKGGHVRIRCATDGEPFTTLDDEPRALTANTLMIADDERPLALAGVMGGADSEIGESTEQVLIEAAWFAPSSIRGTARRLGMHTDASHRFERGADPEGVLRAQRLAQRLLGELAGGKPAPGLIDAHPLPHVRPSRTLRESELPRLLGFSPESDHIQSAFAALELDPMPGDEGVWNVTVPSWRVDLEVEADLVEEVARHVGYDNIPTVGDEARPAPPSRSERATEERARDLTSQLGFHEAFGYSMVGQGEDAAWVEPDSPKPMQVENPIADWLSQMRRSILPTLRRAAELNHRRGQTDVRLFEVGRVFLRPDDAAEGDFPHESLRLGLAWSGAARPRHWSRPTDCVTLPELQGLVERLLAGLQPSVKRLPVAGGPSAYQPGRAVTWKDPDGKAVAWAGHIHPDLCDDLPDGILFAELVLDHVGRTETVSYRRISRYPAVHRDLAVVVPADLSYERLLLTVTDVPSPAPVDFNAVDRYQGPPLAAGEASLTLRATLSPEDRTLTDEEIDGYRRAMIDALGRNLGVEIRQGD, encoded by the coding sequence ATGATCGCCTCCTACCAATGGCTACGGGCGCTTTGCCCGACCGACGCCGGCCCGGAGCGCGTGGCCGAACTCTTGACCTCTCGAGGGCTGACGGTTGACAGCCTCGATGCGGGAGCCACGGACGTCGCGCTGGAGATCGACATCCCCGCGAACCGTCCCGACTGCCTCGGTCATGTCGGCCTGGCGCGTGAGCTCGCCGCCGGACTTGGCGTGGAGCGGGCCGAAGAGATCGACCCGCCGACGGCGGACGGCGCACCCGTCACCGACTCATTTGCGGTCACCATCGACGAGCCGGATCTTTGCCGTCGCTACACGGCGTCCCTGGTCCGAAACGTCCAGGTCGGTCCGTCCCCCGCGTGGGTGGTTGAGCGGTTGACCACCTGCGGATTGCGCTCGATCAACAACGTCGTGGATGCATCCAATCTCGTCTTGCTCGAGACCGGCCATCCCATCCACTTCTTCGACGCTGCGACCCTCAAGGGCGGCCATGTTCGGATTCGCTGCGCGACGGACGGCGAGCCGTTCACCACACTCGATGACGAACCGCGTGCGCTCACGGCGAACACCCTGATGATTGCCGACGACGAACGTCCCCTCGCGTTGGCCGGTGTGATGGGCGGCGCCGACAGCGAGATAGGCGAGAGCACCGAACAGGTTCTGATCGAGGCCGCGTGGTTCGCTCCTTCGTCCATCCGAGGCACGGCGCGTCGCCTCGGAATGCACACGGATGCAAGCCACCGCTTCGAACGCGGGGCGGACCCCGAGGGTGTCTTGCGTGCGCAACGTCTTGCGCAGCGTCTTCTCGGCGAACTCGCCGGTGGGAAGCCGGCACCCGGATTGATCGATGCACACCCACTTCCTCACGTCCGCCCGTCGCGCACACTCCGTGAATCGGAGTTGCCAAGACTCCTTGGCTTCTCGCCGGAGTCGGACCACATCCAGTCCGCGTTCGCGGCCCTGGAACTCGACCCGATGCCCGGCGACGAGGGCGTCTGGAACGTTACCGTGCCGAGCTGGCGTGTCGATCTGGAGGTCGAGGCCGATCTCGTCGAGGAGGTGGCCCGTCACGTCGGCTATGACAACATCCCCACCGTCGGCGACGAGGCTCGCCCGGCGCCACCCTCGCGGAGCGAGCGAGCCACCGAGGAGCGGGCGCGGGACCTGACCTCTCAGCTGGGCTTTCACGAGGCGTTCGGCTACTCCATGGTCGGACAGGGCGAAGATGCCGCATGGGTCGAGCCCGACAGCCCGAAACCGATGCAGGTCGAAAACCCGATCGCCGACTGGCTGTCCCAGATGCGTCGGTCGATCCTCCCGACTCTTCGGCGGGCCGCCGAGCTGAACCACCGACGGGGGCAGACGGACGTCCGTCTCTTCGAGGTCGGGCGGGTCTTTCTCCGTCCCGACGATGCGGCCGAGGGCGATTTCCCACACGAGTCCCTACGGCTCGGTCTGGCGTGGTCCGGGGCGGCGAGACCGCGCCACTGGTCGCGTCCGACGGACTGCGTGACGCTCCCCGAACTGCAGGGCCTCGTCGAGCGACTTCTCGCAGGCCTACAGCCCTCCGTCAAGCGGCTCCCGGTGGCCGGTGGTCCGTCGGCCTACCAACCCGGTCGGGCCGTGACCTGGAAAGACCCCGATGGTAAAGCCGTCGCCTGGGCGGGTCATATCCACCCGGATCTTTGCGACGATCTGCCCGATGGAATCCTGTTCGCCGAGCTGGTGCTGGATCATGTCGGCCGGACCGAGACGGTGAGCTACCGCCGGATCTCTCGCTACCCTGCCGTGCATCGTGACCTGGCGGTGGTCGTTCCGGCGGACCTGTCGTACGAGCGGCTCCTCCTGACCGTGACCGACGTCCCGTCCCCCGCACCGGTGGACTTCAACGCCGTCGACCGCTACCAGGGTCCACCACTGGCGGCCGGCGAGGCATCCCTCACGCTGCGGGCCACCCTGTCGCCGGAGGATCGAACGCTGACCGACGAAGAAATCGACGGCTATCGTCGGGCGATGATCGACGCCCTGGGCCGGAATCTCGGCGTCGAGATCCGCCAGGGTGACTGA
- the pheS gene encoding phenylalanine--tRNA ligase subunit alpha produces MQDNLDRIRQAFDEALTAARDDPKAVDEVRVRFLGRKGELQALMKQLGALSKDERPAFGQAINQLKKTVEASLDDAIAQARKAESDRKIVGEAVDISLPACHPWPGSLHPVTRTRRELEQIFRDLGFTIESGPEVEDDFHNFQALNLPPDHPARDATDTFYLSGGLLLRTHTSPVQIRTMQRTPPPIRMVCPGRVFRRDLDATHLPMFHQLEALVVGENISMADLKGTLSTVWKRFFGDDARMRLRPGYFPFVEPGCEYDVSCTMCDGAGCRICKRSGWIELGGAGMVHPEVFRAVNLDPEKVSGFAFGLGIDRIAMMRHSIDDLRLLVENDLRFLQQFPS; encoded by the coding sequence GTGCAGGATAATCTCGACCGGATCCGGCAGGCCTTCGACGAGGCACTGACCGCGGCTCGCGACGACCCGAAGGCCGTCGACGAGGTGCGGGTTCGCTTTCTCGGTCGCAAGGGCGAGTTGCAGGCGTTGATGAAGCAGCTGGGGGCGTTGTCCAAGGACGAACGTCCGGCGTTCGGTCAGGCCATCAACCAGCTCAAGAAGACCGTCGAGGCGTCCCTGGACGACGCGATCGCACAAGCCCGCAAGGCCGAGAGCGACCGGAAGATCGTCGGCGAAGCCGTCGACATCTCGCTACCCGCGTGCCACCCGTGGCCCGGGTCCCTGCACCCGGTCACCCGCACCCGACGGGAGTTGGAACAGATCTTCCGAGATCTCGGTTTCACCATCGAGTCCGGACCGGAGGTCGAGGACGACTTCCACAACTTCCAGGCGCTGAATCTTCCGCCGGATCATCCAGCTCGAGACGCCACCGACACGTTCTACCTGTCCGGGGGCCTCCTGCTACGCACCCACACGTCCCCCGTGCAGATTCGGACGATGCAACGCACGCCACCGCCGATCCGTATGGTCTGTCCGGGACGGGTCTTTCGCAGAGACCTCGACGCGACTCACCTGCCGATGTTCCACCAACTCGAAGCGTTGGTCGTCGGCGAGAACATCTCGATGGCCGATCTCAAGGGAACCCTCTCGACGGTCTGGAAACGGTTCTTCGGCGACGACGCACGGATGCGTCTTCGCCCGGGTTACTTTCCCTTCGTCGAGCCCGGTTGCGAGTACGACGTCTCGTGCACGATGTGCGACGGCGCGGGATGCAGGATCTGCAAGCGGTCCGGCTGGATCGAACTCGGGGGTGCCGGAATGGTTCACCCGGAGGTCTTCCGTGCGGTGAACCTGGACCCGGAAAAGGTCTCCGGCTTCGCCTTCGGTCTCGGGATCGACCGGATCGCCATGATGCGCCACAGCATCGACGATCTCCGGCTGTTGGTCGAGAACGATCTCCGTTTCCTTCAGCAGTTTCCGTCATGA
- the rplT gene encoding 50S ribosomal protein L20, whose translation MARVKRGNKRRLKRKKILRRAKGYYLAKSKLYRIAREQVQRSLRFAYRDRRVRKREFRRLWIARINAAAREHDLSYSRLMHGLKLAGVDLDRKILADIAVKEPQVFGQVIQAARQAIQGS comes from the coding sequence ATGGCTAGAGTCAAACGAGGCAACAAGCGACGACTGAAGCGCAAGAAGATCCTTCGCCGAGCGAAGGGTTACTATCTCGCGAAATCCAAGCTGTACCGGATCGCCCGTGAGCAGGTACAGCGCTCGCTGCGTTTCGCCTATCGCGACCGACGCGTTCGCAAGCGTGAATTCCGTCGACTGTGGATTGCGCGGATCAACGCTGCGGCCCGCGAGCACGACCTCTCCTACTCTCGACTCATGCACGGACTGAAGCTTGCAGGCGTCGATCTTGACCGAAAGATTCTCGCGGACATCGCCGTCAAAGAGCCTCAGGTCTTCGGTCAAGTCATCCAGGCGGCCAGGCAGGCGATTCAGGGCTCCTAG
- the rpmI gene encoding 50S ribosomal protein L35: MPKLKSHRGAAKRFRSTASGKFKRSKAYKSHILTKKTTKRKRKLDTPTVIAECDQRKVEHMLPYGRR; the protein is encoded by the coding sequence ATGCCGAAGCTGAAATCCCATCGTGGCGCTGCCAAGCGATTCCGGTCCACGGCATCGGGTAAGTTCAAACGTTCGAAGGCCTACAAGAGTCATATTCTGACAAAGAAGACAACGAAGCGAAAACGCAAGCTCGACACCCCAACGGTCATCGCCGAGTGTGACCAGCGGAAGGTCGAGCACATGCTGCCCTACGGAAGGCGGTAG
- the rny gene encoding ribonuclease Y, producing the protein MQQEFVIVAPIVLGSLAGIIAAVVGGLRARRVLAAAAEHRDQLLREAEQEALARRKEIEVEAQEKAMSRQEDFDRLERELEERQAQSEQRTRKLEREGSELGRQRKDAERMQARIETKDSERTRLLALAETQQKDSQTTLERIAGLSADEARLELVEQIEEEARSEAARRARKTEDEARRSAEREAVNLMVQASQRVNIQDVVETTVSFFELPSDEMKGRIIGREGRNIRALEMATGIDLIVDDTPRSIIISSFDPVRREVARISIERLVADGRIHPARIEEVVAKVGEDFDERVLEHGNDAAYSMGISDIHPRLASRLGQMRYHTAHGQNLMHHCRETGLIAGFMALEIAADAATCQRAGLLHGIGQVDDSETNHPLLAAADIAERHGEDAAVVHAIRSLHGDVEPRSMEALLVRTAKRMSDNRPGAHKENLAVFIERLRRLEELATRHEFVDRAYAVKAGKEIRVLVDAKNCSDQQTFALCKQIAGEVEKEINYPGQIKIIAIRESRAVRFAV; encoded by the coding sequence TTGCAACAAGAATTCGTCATCGTCGCACCGATTGTCCTCGGTAGCCTGGCGGGGATCATTGCGGCCGTCGTCGGGGGTCTGAGAGCCCGTCGAGTCCTGGCTGCCGCCGCCGAACATCGGGATCAACTCCTCCGTGAAGCGGAACAGGAGGCCCTGGCACGTCGCAAGGAGATCGAGGTCGAAGCCCAGGAAAAGGCGATGAGTCGCCAGGAGGACTTCGATCGACTGGAACGCGAGCTGGAGGAGCGACAGGCCCAGTCGGAACAACGGACGCGGAAACTCGAACGGGAGGGAAGCGAGCTCGGCCGGCAACGTAAGGATGCCGAGCGAATGCAGGCCCGAATCGAGACCAAGGACTCTGAGCGGACCCGGCTCCTGGCCCTCGCCGAAACGCAGCAGAAGGACAGCCAAACGACCCTGGAGCGGATCGCCGGCCTGTCGGCCGACGAAGCACGGCTCGAGTTGGTCGAACAGATAGAGGAAGAGGCCCGGAGCGAGGCCGCCCGACGGGCCCGTAAGACCGAGGACGAGGCGCGCCGTTCCGCGGAACGCGAAGCCGTCAACCTGATGGTCCAGGCGTCGCAGCGGGTCAATATCCAGGACGTCGTCGAAACGACGGTCAGCTTCTTCGAGCTGCCGAGCGACGAGATGAAGGGTCGAATCATCGGTCGTGAGGGACGAAACATCCGCGCCCTCGAGATGGCGACGGGAATCGACCTGATCGTGGACGATACCCCGCGTTCGATCATCATCTCCTCCTTCGATCCCGTGCGACGCGAGGTTGCACGGATCTCGATCGAGCGACTGGTCGCCGATGGCCGCATCCATCCGGCGCGGATCGAAGAGGTCGTGGCCAAGGTCGGCGAGGACTTCGACGAGCGGGTTCTCGAGCATGGGAACGACGCCGCCTACAGCATGGGGATCTCGGATATCCATCCACGGCTGGCCAGCCGATTGGGTCAGATGCGATACCACACGGCCCACGGACAGAATCTGATGCATCACTGTCGCGAGACCGGGTTGATTGCCGGGTTCATGGCCCTCGAGATCGCGGCCGATGCGGCCACCTGCCAACGCGCTGGACTGCTGCACGGAATCGGGCAGGTGGATGACTCGGAGACCAATCATCCCCTGCTGGCCGCTGCGGATATCGCTGAGCGACACGGTGAGGATGCGGCCGTGGTGCATGCGATTCGCAGTCTCCACGGCGACGTCGAGCCACGAAGCATGGAGGCCCTTCTCGTTCGCACCGCCAAACGGATGAGCGACAATCGACCCGGGGCTCACAAGGAAAACCTGGCCGTCTTCATCGAGCGACTGCGTCGTCTGGAAGAGCTGGCGACCCGTCACGAGTTCGTCGACCGAGCCTACGCCGTCAAGGCCGGCAAGGAGATTCGCGTCCTGGTCGATGCCAAGAATTGCTCCGACCAGCAGACGTTCGCCCTCTGCAAGCAGATTGCGGGGGAAGTCGAGAAAGAGATCAACTATCCCGGACAGATCAAGATCATCGCCATCCGCGAGAGTCGCGCGGTCCGTTTCGCGGTGTAG
- a CDS encoding TIGR00282 family metallophosphoesterase, protein MRVLLVGDVVGEPGRRILKKGLRDLRDRHQPDVVVVNGENAAAGNGMTPATTKEIFKSGADVITGGNHSWDRRDILEVIDQLPHLLRPANYPHPAPGRGTTIFESEQGFRLGVVNLMGRLFMADLDDPFRMADAILEDLAGECDGIVVDFHAEASSEKQALGRYLDGRVGAVVGTHTHVPTADARILRGGTAFMTDLGMTGPYDSIIGVDGDAALQRFLTQRPVRFTPAEHDVRLCGALVELNPDTGLARSIERIEYPDAK, encoded by the coding sequence GTGCGCGTTCTTCTTGTCGGCGATGTGGTCGGTGAGCCAGGACGTCGCATCCTCAAGAAGGGTCTGCGCGACCTGCGCGACCGACACCAACCGGATGTCGTCGTGGTCAACGGCGAGAACGCCGCCGCCGGCAACGGGATGACCCCCGCGACGACCAAGGAGATCTTCAAGTCTGGAGCCGACGTCATTACGGGCGGCAACCACTCCTGGGATCGCCGCGACATCCTCGAGGTGATCGATCAGCTGCCTCACCTGCTGCGCCCCGCCAACTACCCCCACCCCGCTCCAGGGCGCGGGACCACGATCTTCGAATCGGAGCAGGGGTTCCGCCTCGGCGTGGTCAATCTGATGGGGCGACTGTTCATGGCGGACCTGGACGACCCCTTTCGAATGGCGGATGCCATCCTTGAAGATCTAGCCGGTGAGTGCGACGGGATCGTCGTCGACTTCCATGCGGAGGCCAGCAGCGAGAAACAGGCGCTCGGCCGGTATCTCGACGGGCGTGTCGGCGCGGTTGTCGGCACCCACACCCATGTACCGACGGCCGACGCACGGATCCTTCGCGGCGGAACCGCCTTCATGACGGATCTGGGCATGACGGGGCCATACGACTCCATCATCGGCGTCGATGGCGATGCAGCCCTTCAACGCTTCCTTACCCAACGTCCCGTTCGATTCACGCCGGCGGAGCACGACGTGCGTCTTTGCGGAGCGCTCGTCGAATTGAACCCCGACACGGGGCTCGCTCGATCCATCGAGCGTATCGAATACCCGGACGCGAAATGA
- a CDS encoding MBL fold metallo-hydrolase — protein MTRFTVGELDVTMLDAGHVLLDGGAMFGVVPKVLWERERSPDDKNRITLALNLMLIDDGKQKILVDTGAGDKAKEKTRSIYGLSGLGASDLLAPVGLRPDDIDLVINTHLHFDHAGGNTAFDSSGELVPAFSNARYVVQQREIDAVRWDHPRMKTAYVQDDFRTLLDDPDRLQVVEGPHDLGNGIELVPAPGHTQGSQRVDLREGNARWSYVADLIPTASHLRPNYVMSFDVEPLITIETKMALVAEAARENWKIIFEHDTDYTVITLEETANGVRPLPVDLES, from the coding sequence ATGACCCGGTTCACGGTCGGCGAACTCGATGTCACGATGCTGGATGCCGGACACGTTCTGCTCGACGGTGGCGCGATGTTCGGCGTCGTTCCGAAGGTGCTCTGGGAGAGGGAGAGATCGCCGGACGACAAGAACCGGATCACTCTGGCACTGAATCTGATGCTGATCGACGATGGGAAGCAGAAAATCCTCGTCGACACGGGCGCCGGGGACAAGGCGAAAGAGAAGACAAGGTCGATCTACGGACTTTCCGGTCTGGGTGCCTCGGATCTTCTGGCCCCCGTGGGTCTTCGCCCCGACGATATCGACCTCGTGATCAACACGCACCTGCATTTCGATCACGCGGGTGGCAATACCGCCTTCGATAGCAGCGGGGAGTTGGTGCCCGCCTTTTCGAATGCACGATACGTCGTCCAGCAACGCGAGATCGATGCCGTACGCTGGGATCACCCGCGAATGAAGACGGCGTACGTCCAGGATGACTTCCGCACGCTGCTTGACGATCCCGACCGACTCCAGGTCGTCGAAGGGCCTCACGATCTGGGGAATGGAATCGAACTCGTTCCGGCGCCGGGGCACACCCAGGGCAGCCAGCGAGTGGATCTCCGCGAAGGCAACGCGCGTTGGTCCTATGTCGCGGACCTGATTCCCACTGCCAGCCATCTCCGCCCCAACTACGTCATGTCATTCGATGTGGAGCCGTTGATCACGATCGAAACCAAGATGGCGCTGGTCGCAGAGGCCGCACGAGAGAACTGGAAAATCATTTTCGAGCACGATACGGATTACACCGTCATCACGCTTGAGGAAACCGCCAATGGCGTGCGGCCGCTGCCGGTCGATCTGGAGTCCTGA